A section of the Callithrix jacchus isolate 240 chromosome 14, calJac240_pri, whole genome shotgun sequence genome encodes:
- the COX5B gene encoding cytochrome c oxidase subunit 5B, mitochondrial yields MASRLLRGAGALAAQALRARGPNGAAAVRSMASGGGVPSDDDQATGLEREIMLAARKGLDPYNILPPKGASGTKEDPNLVPSVTNKRIVGCICEEDNSTVIWFWLHKGEAQRCPSCGAYYKLVPHQLAH; encoded by the exons ATGGCTTCAAGGTTACTTCGCGGAGCCGGAGCGCTGGCCGCGCAGGCCTTGAGGGCTCGCGGTCCCAATGGTGCGGCCGCGGTGCGCTCCATGGCCTCTGGAG GTGGTGTTCCTAGTGATGATGACCAGGCGACTGGGTTGGAGAGGGAGATCATGTTGGCTGCAAGAAAGGGACTG GACCCATACAATATACTGCCCCCAAAGGGAGCTTCAGGCACTAAGGAAGACCCTAATTTAGTTCCTTCTGTCACCAACAAGAGAATAGTGGGCTGTATCT gTGAAGAGGACAACAGTACTGTCATCTGGTTTTGGTTGCACAAAGGCGAGGCCCAGCGATGCCCCAGCTGTGGAGCCTATTACAAGCTGGTGCCCCACCAGCTGGCACACTGA
- the ACTR1B gene encoding beta-centractin isoform X3 — translation MRVMAGALEGDLFIGPKAEEHRGLLTIRYPMEHGVVRDWNDMERIWQYVYSKDQLQTFSEEHPVLLTEAPLNPSKNREKAAEVFFETFNVPALFISMQAVLSLYATGRTTGVVLDSGDGVTHAVPIYEGFAMPHSIMRVDIAGRDVSRFLRLLLRKEGVDFHTSAEFEVVRTIKERACYLSINPQKDEALETEKVQYTLPDGSTLDVGPARFRAPELLFQPDLVGDESEGLHEVLAFAIHKSDMDLRRTLFANIVLSGGSTLFKGFGDRLLSEVKKLAPKDVKIKISAPQERLYSTWIGGSILASLDTFKKMWVSKKEYEEDGSRAIHRKTF, via the exons GAGCACCGGGGGCTGCTGACCATCCGCTACCCCATGGAGCACGGCGTGGTGCGAGACTGGAACGACATGGAGCGCATCTGGCAGTACGTCTACTCCAAGGACCAACTGCAGACCTTCTCGGAGGAG CATCCTGTGCTCCTCACGGAGGCCCCGCTCAACCCCAGTAAGAACCGGGAGAAGGCAGCGGAGGTATTCTTTGAGACCTTCAACGTGCCAGCCCTGTTTATCTCCATGCAAGCTGTGCTTAGTCT GTATGCAACGGGACGCACGACAGGAGTGGTTCTAGATTCGGGGGACGGGGTCACTCACGCTGTGCCTATCTATGAGGGCTTTGCCATGCCACACTCCATCATGCGGGTGGACATTGCCGGCCGTGACGTTTCCCGCTTCCTCCGACTGCTGCTGCGCAAGGAAGGGGTTGACTTCCACACCTCAGCAGAGTTTGAGGTTGTCCGGACCATTAAAGAG CGAGCCTGCTACCTGTCCATCAACCCACAGAAGGACGAGGCTCTGGAGACAGAGAAGGTGCAGTACACCTTGCCAGATGGCAGCACACTTGAT GTTGGGCCTGCGAGATTCCGAGCCCCTGAGCTGCTGTTCCAGCCGGACCTTGTGGGGGATGAGAGTGAGGGGCTCCACGAGGTGCTGGCCTTTGCCATCCACAAGTCTGACATGGACCTGCGCCGGACACTGTTCGCCAACATTGTGCTTTCAGGTGGCTCAACGCTTTTCAAAG GCTTCGGAGACCGATTACTCAGTGAAGTGAAGAAGCTTGCCCCAAAGGACGTCAAAATCAAG ATCTCGGCCCCGCAGGAACGGCTGTACTCCACATGGATTGG CGGTTCCATCCTGGCCTCGCTGGACACTTTTAAGAAGATGTGGGTGTCCAAAAAGGAATATGAAGAGGATGGTTCCCGTGCCATTCATCGCAAAACCTTCTAG